GTGAGCACTTTTAGCCGCTACTGAATCTGCTTTGACTTGTTCGAGATGGGCCATGTCCTCATGGCCATCCAGTGACGCATATACTGCGCCTTGCGACATAAATATTGTAAAAATAAATAATAGGATTACCTTACTCAGTAACCTACACCGGAAAAATTCTTTTACCATTTAATTCACCTTTCTAAACTTTTTGTTCAAGTTGTAACATCTTTTCACTAATCTTCTCTATAAATTTCCCGGCTATCCCACCGGGATCGTCAGGATGCCTTTTCAGATAAGCATTCCATTCTTTTTTTGACTCGTTTGCATATGAAAACGCTTCTTTCTGCTTACCATCTTTTTCAGCCTGTAAAGACGCATGCCACAAAATGTGACACACCGTCCGTTCAATCACAATTCTTTTGCGAAGTAATGTATTATAATTTAAAGATTTTCGTACCCAGTAAAGCGACTGTCTGTAATTATCCTTTCCGGTTTCCTCTTTAAGATGTTTTCTGTAGTAACTTGTATATTGAAAACTCTTTGAATCGAATTTGTGAAAGTATATATAACCAATTTCAAAGAGTAAATCACCATTTGTCGGATTTCTTGTAGCACCTTTTTCTGCAAACTCTAATCCAGCTTTAATCCATCTCCATTTGTTTTCCGGAGATTCCCACTCAAAAGCAATGTTATAGCACATATTCCACGCCTGAAATATCCACACAGCCGAGAAATGAGGCTGTAATTTTGCAATCATATTGTTTATGGCAAGCAACTCATAAAACTTTTTCTCTTCATACCTGGCGATACCCCGAATCCACAACAAATCTACCAGAATACCCCTGAAACTGCCAAGAAGTGCTGTTGGTATAACTTCTAATGGTGCAAGGTCTGTATGGAGAGCATCAGGCCCCCTCCTGAAATGATCAATTTTGTATTGTAAAAAGAACAATCCTGAAAGTAATAGTACTATTAATAATGGTATTATTGCTATTTTTGGTAATGAGTACTTTTTCATACCAAGTACAACCTGCCTGTTACAGACAAGCAACTATCAAATAAACATTTATTATAAAAGAATAGCTAAATTAATACATAAAAATTCCCTGGTTACCAGAAATTGTCAGTGGACAGCCTGCCGGACACTACTTGAATACAACGTTATCAAATAATTTTTTCTTTAGTACCTCTAAGATGTTGTATAATAATGTATTAAGATCACATTTGGTAGCTAAAAAAAGAAATTTTTGGCTTACTGGACTAAGCTACCTCTTTTTTCTTAAAAACTATAAACGATAGGGGAAAACAAACGATAGTATATAAAACCGCATAACCAAAACCCATAAATATTTTTTTAAATGGGATGTTTATACCATCAATAAAATACTTTTCAACACTGAAATATCTGAAATCAGGCAGGATATAGCTTAGTAAAAGTATCGGGTTTTTAATAATATTATTTAGGTATATTAAAAAAATATTCGATTTCCGTATTACCTTGGATATTCCGTACTCATGTTCACTTATCTCAAAAACATTAATAACTGTTGATATGTCGCGCATAAAGTCGGTTATATTACCACAAAAGAAGACAAATAAACAGAAGAGAATATTAACAGGAAGAGAAAGGAAAGTAGATCCAAATACAGCAATTATCATCATTAAAAAAAATTGAATTGCTATTAATATTAATCCTTTCATATAATTATATCCAAAACTTTTTCCCCCCCAGAAAATCCTTAAACTTCCTTCACGCATACCTAAATAATCGCCTGAATTTCTAGGCGATACGACTATCGTCAATTCGCCACTTCCATCCAGGGATTTACCATTTAATCTCAAATAGAACGGTTTATTACGCGATATTTCTATTGATTTGTTCAATACTTTTGCTGAGTTTGGATTGATAATCTTTATTTTTACCGGAAATTTTCTGCTGGATTTCTTTTGACCTTCTATTAAGAAGTCAGCTTCAATCACCAGGTCATCGTTTTTGTCTTTAGTATATAATCCCTCAAATTTCCACACTGAGGCTTCGTTTCCTCCTCCTTCTATCCATGAAACATTTCCAATTTTTTTTACAGAATCGCCTGTTGTCTCTAATTTTACAGGACCAAACAGTTCCCTGGCCGGAAGCCCGCAACTACCATTGCCGGTTTGTTTAAAGGCTGTAGATCTGATCAATGCATAGCTTGCACTACCCATTATCAGTAGCAATACTCCAATTATATATATAAAACCAATTATTTTCCCAAAAATAATATTGATTCGATAAACAGGCTTTGTAGTTACCGTAGAAAGGATCCTGTTCTCTATATCAGACGGAATTGATGATGCCGAGAGTAAAATTGCAGCCAGTGTACCAAAAAAGGTAATAGAACGGAAGCATATAGATTCAACGATCTTTATTTTTTCCCTGCCATCACCAACAACCGGCATGAAGACGGAGCAGTAGATCGAAACTAGGCCAAGAGTAATAAAGATAAGTAATGTCTTATTTCTAACTGCTTCCTTAAACGTCTGTTTTGCTATTACTAGTATTTGTTGCATAGATTCTTAAGAATAAGTCTTCAAGTGTTCCAGAAGAATTTTTGATTGAGACAACTTCGCCATGTTTTGCCTGTATAAACCCCTTAACTTCCTCTATTGCCTCATTTGAAAGATTGCGAACCAGTATTTCTGCAATCTCTTTGCTGGAAATCAAGTCACCAATTGTGCCTGATATTCGGAGTTCGCCTTTATCGAGTATCGCAACTCTATCACAAATATCCTGTACGTCGGACAAAAGATGTGAGCACAAAAGAACGGTTTTTCCCTGGGCTTTTAATTCAACAATTAGGTCCTTTGTTTCTTTAGTACCGATAGGATCAAGCCCGCTGGTGGGTTCGTCAAGGATTATTAAGTCAGGATTATTTATCAGTGCCTGTGCAATGCCAATTCTCCGTAACATTCCTTTAGAATATTGTTTAAGAGGTCTTTTCCTCACAAATTCCAGCCCTACCCGCTTTAAGAGACTGTTTATCCTTAATTTCCTCTCTCTTCCCGGTATTCTAAACAACTGACCATAAAAGTTTAAGGTTTCATCCGCATTGAGAAACCTATAAAAGCAGGATTCTTCAGGTAGAAAACCGACTCTGTTTTTTACGGACACATCATCTGTTGTCTTTCCTAAAATGTTTGCCTTGCCTTCTGTGGGAAATATTAATCCTAAGAGAAGTTTTAACGTAGTTGTTTTTCCGGAACCGTTAGGGCCAAGCAGGCCGAAAATTTCGCCTTTTTGAATGACGATATTTAATTTATTAAGAGCTAATACCTTTCTGCGTCCCCAAAAATGTTTGTACGCCTTTGTCAAATTCTCAGTTTTTATGGCAATATCGTCGTTCAATTTCCAGGCCTTTCCAGGTAACAACAGGGTTGTTTACAGTTAAGCAATATTATTATACAGAGAATATCCTTGTTTTTCGCTAAGTGTGCAAAAATACACAATTTAGCATAGAAGTCAAGTGAAATATCGCTGTACAATCTGAAGGTATGAGGTGCACAAACATTAAATAAAAAAACAATCATAAGCACTTGTCGTTAATACACTAAGATACCAGAAATAATAATCTATTCCAATCTGGACGACTTGTAATTGAACACCGGTAAATATATAATACTATGAATGCAATTATTAAAACCCGGATGATGGGAACAATGTTAGCCAGAATATTGTATGTATGGTTAAGGAGGGAAAAATATGAAGAATGTCTCTGATTATTCAAAACCAAATAGCAAAAAGGTGAAATTAAAAGGTGAAAGCAAGGCAGGTATTATTAAAGGTGCTATCTCAAAGCAAAAGAGGATATGTTTGAAATGTGGAGAGAAATTCCCTAGTAAAGGTCCTTATAACCGTATTTGCGATAAATGTAGCTCAACGAACGAAAGAGTTGCATCAAGCACATATGCCGTAAGGAATAGTACTCCTTCGGAGCCAAACACTTTAGAAAAGCGTTTTTATGGACAAAATTAGTAATTTACTTTTAATTTCTTGACAAAGTATCAACCCGGCAGGTTGTCCGAGGATAGATAAGTATTAAAACTATTTATATCTATTACTCCCCCTTTTGTTAATAGGTAAGTTTTAGAAGTTTATATTCTCGGACTGCCTGTTTTTTTTTATCCACAATGGTTTCTTAAACACCATCTATTTAGATACCCAACCGTCAAATCATTGGCTCTTTCTTTTTTCGTTTGCATAAATTAAATAATCTTATTATTTATCATATCCTGGTTTTTCAAACTACCATGTACCTCACTAAAACAAAGCAAAAATGAGGTTTCATTGCCTATATTTTCTATCGCATGCGTAACCTCCGGAGGGATAATAAACAATTTTTTATCACTATTTTCTATTATTTTTTCTTCTTTCTCATTTGTGTTGTTATCTACAACCAGTAACCTGCAAGTGCTTCCTATGATCAGAATGTTTTCAGTCTTATTAATATGATAATGGTTTCCCCTTACTGCTCCGGGTTTCATACTCACCATATGAATATCACTTATTTTATCGTTTTTTATGTCATCATCCGTGATCGGCCTTATGCACCAGCCGCGATCATCCTGATAAAACTCAATATTTTTAATTTGAATAATACCCATGCCAGAACATCATTAAAAAAGTAAAAACTCACTATTCATTCAGATAAAAAATAAACATCTTTTCATTGATCAATTTTCCAATAACATCATTTGTCATTATCAGATAAAAACTCGGTTACCTTTTCTCCGATTTCGTGTGTAGTACGGAAGTATGTCCTGTTTTTTTTTGAGAGGATAAACAGGCCATTTCCAGTCATCAAAAGAAAATGCGCATGTTCCAATTTTAATCATTAATAACTTACCCTTCTTATACCTGCAGGTCTCCATGCGGGGGCAATAACTCCTTTATGTGAATACCTGTCAAGAAGCCTTGCCTGTGTTATACTGAATTCACCGTATCTGTCATTTATTTTATCCATGGCTTTCAAGACAGATATTCTGTCTCTGTCTTTTTTGAAAAGGGGTATCTGGCAGTAATCGGTTACAAGGTTTGAGACACTCACACCAAGTAATCGTACCGTATATTTAAGCCTTACCCTTTTTACTATATCGAGTGCCACAAGGTATATTTCAAATCCGTCGTTTATATATTCTTTAATAGTACATCTTTTTGTAAAGGTGTGAAAATTCGAATATCTTATGGTCATGGTTACCGTTTTGCCGAAATAGTGACTGCGGCGTAATCGCCTTCCCACCATTTCCGAGAGTTGTAATATATACCTCTCCATCTCTTCACCGTTTGTTACATTTCTCGCAAGGGTCATGCTATGGCCCACAGATTTTGCATCCGGCGTGTCCTCAATCGGGACAACGGGGCCTTCGTCTATTCCCAGGCCCATCTGGTGAAGTTTGTTGCCGATAATACCAAATTTACTTACCAACTTTTTTATCGGGAATCTCCCCAGCTCTCCACACGTCTTAACGCCCATAGCATCAAGATGTTTTTCCAGTCGTGACCCTATCCCACAGAGTTCGCTTACCGGTAAGTCTTCAAGGATTTCAGTAACAGCTCCGGGGTGTATTGTCGTAAACCCGTCCGGTTTCTGCATATTGCCGGCCAGTTTTGCCAGCAGCTTGTTAGGCCCCACGCCGATGGAGCAGGTAAGCCCAAATCCTCTCCTGATTTTTTTCTTAATCAGCATGGCAATAGCTTCCGGTTTACCAAAAAGATAGAGAGACCCCGTTATATCAAGAAATGCCTCATCAACTGAGTATACTTCCACCAGCGGTGTATAGTCCCCGTAAAGCCGGACAAGGCGTGTACAGGTGTCTGTATACATTTTATTATTACCAGCAACAAATATTATGTCAGGGCAGAGTTTCTTTGCCTCCGGGACAGTCATGCCAACCTTAACACCATAAGCCCTGGCTTCATATGAAGAGGTGGTAATAACAGTCCTCTGCTGCGCACCGATAACAGCCACGGGCTTGTCCCTGAGTGACGGCTTAGACTGCTGCTCCACAGAGGCAAAAAAGGCATTCATATCTACGTGCATTATTGTTTTGTTGTTGGACATTGTATTTATTACTATTACCAGTTAAAATAAATACGAATTTCGAATATCGAAATTCGAAACAAATACAAAACTCGAATATCAAATGATCAAGACTTTATTTGCTCTTACGCAATATAGAGCCAACAATATTCATTAGCTCTGTAATTGTATGTATTAACGTTTTCTTTTCTCTCTATATTATATTTATATAGGAGGCTAAAGAGATTCCAAGGTGCGATCTTGCAAGTCATACGGTTTTGAATTTCTCATTTTTGCTCTTCGACTTTGTTTCGTATTTCGTGCTTCATTCTTTCAGTTTTCTCTATGACTACCCTTCCACCTCCACAGCCATAAGCTTCCATACCATAGTCTCTGTGTTGTATGCGATTTCGTACAGGTCCTGACCGTCTGTAACTGAAAAATAGTGAATAGAGGCTTTCCCCTCTCTGCCGGTCCACGTATAGGTCACTTCCTTGATACGATACTGTCTTTCTCTCCATATAAACCATACCGGCTTTATCTTCTTCCCGCCAATACAATCAGCGCCAAAAACCACTCCTGCTCTTATAGGTTCACCTATTTCCGTAATCATAATTTATTCAATTTGCCTTAACACTGTCACTACCTTTCCAGCTATCATCATCTCATGTGTCTGGTTTCCTCTGATAACTATTGGCTTCATGGTTGGATTTGCCGGCTCCAGGTAAACATTATTGTTCCCCTTGATAAATCTCTTAACCGTTGCCTCTTCATTAATAATGGCAACTACTATATCACCATTCTCCGCAGTTTGCTGGGACTTAACTAATACAAAATCACCGTCCTGGATATGAGCATCTATCATGCTGTCCCCTTCTACTCTCAGAAAAAAGGTATTATCCCAACGGGCTATCGATGTGTCTATGGCCAGATGTCCGGTAATATCTTCAACTGCAAGGTGAGGTAATCCAGCCCTGACCCTTCCGATGACGGGTATCAGTTTTGTATGGTTTTCCGGTGTTTCCACACAAAGTTCGATTGCCCTTGGGCTGTTTGGTATCCTCTTTATGTAGCCTTTACGCTCAAGTATGTCCAGATACTTCTTTACACTATTGGTACTCGCCAGTTTAAGGTGATATACCATCTCCCGAATAGTAGGCGGATAGCCGTTTTCCCGGATATATTTCGTCAAAAATGACAGGAAATTATGTTGTTTCTTTGTAAGTTTATCTTTCATAATAAGGTAAACACATGTTCACTCAATATATTCTTCGATTATATATCTGTCAAGGATAAATTCCTGTATGATATTTTCAGATATCCGACTACGTTATAATTGCCGGGCTTTCTGTCAGTGTAATTTGTGGGCAAAAAATGACTTACGTTATTGGTTAGCCTCTTTTTCGAGAGGACTCCAGAATTGGAATAAATCGAAAAGAGACTCCAGGTGAGAATAGTTAAAAAGTAAAGATACTGCTATGAGGCGATTCTATTTTGTATTTCTCAACTCTTCCTTGAATAGGTTCTTTACTTCATCTTTAAATTGATTTCCTCTATCCTTGTAATCTGTAAAAAGGTTAAAACTTGCACTTGCAGGGCTTAGAAGGATTGTGTCTCCTTCTGACGCCATATTATATGCCTTTTGAACAGCTTCTCTCATATTTTCAGAATAACAGTGTTTGGGCAAGTTGCCCCTAACATTTGCTATTTCTACAATATTGTCCCAAAGCCTGTTTCCTGTTGTTGGAAATAAGATTAAACCTTTTATTCTACTTTCGATAATTATCCTGGCCAGTCCAGTTAAATCGAGCCCCCGATCAAAACCTCCCACTAAAAGGATTAGTCCTCTTTCAGAGAAAACTGAAAGCGCTGCAATTGTTGCTTCCGGGACAGTGGCTAGACTATCATTATAAAATGATATACCGTTGCAGGTTTCGACATACTCAAGGCGATGTTCAAGAGGCCTGAAGTTCTGAATAGCTGTTGCAATATTATTATCAGGGATATTAAATAATTTTCCAACTATTATGCCGGGCATAACATTTTGCAGATTGAAGCTTCCTTTAAGATGAATTGACTTAGTTGATACTATTTTTTCTCGTTGTTCTTTTGAGTGAAAAAGCAGGAAATTGTTTTCCATAAAACAGGAGGTGTGTATAGTCTCCTGAAACCCGAAAGAGAGTTTTTTTGCTTTGCTGATGTTTGCAATTTCCGTTGAAATTTTATCGGAAGAATTGAAAATGATAAAATCGTTTTCATGTTGGTGTTGAACAATAGACCTCTTGGCCTCGACATATGCCGCAAAAGTTCCATGGAAATCAATATGTTCCGGGGTAATGTTTAAAATGACAGCTATGTGAGGGCTTTTATGAAGGTCTTTCAGTTGATAGCTGGACAGCTCCACGATAAAAACAGTTGATGAAGTTGTGCCTTCCAGCGAGGATAAAGGAGGTGTTCCGATGTTTCCTGTTAAACGGACATCAATTCCACCAAGTTTAAGGATCTCATATATTAAGGTAGCCGTTGTGCTTTTACCCTTTGTCCCGGTCACGCCTATAATAGTCGATGAACAGCATTCAAAAAAGAGACCGGTATTAGATGTGGTTTTTATGCCTTTATCCTTTGCATCGTCCAATTCAGGAATGGATGGTTTAATCCCGGACGATTTACAGATGATATCAAATTGGCTGATATTTTTAAGGTAATCATTACCTGAGATCAGAATTACTCTTTTATCATTTTCAACAATTCTTCTTGTTGGTTCGTCAAGTTGATTCTTCGAAAGTTTATCAGCTAAACCGATAACTTTCTCAGGAAAACGTCTCCTTAAAAATTGGAAAGAACTTACACCTTCTCTTCCGAGTCCAAGAACAAGAATTTTTTTGTGTTCAAGTTCCTCTATAAGCATTATAAAATGGTCTCTTTCTTAAGTAAATTAATCAGCTCTTCAGGTACATTATGATGCTCGTTCCACGCACTTAAAACTGCATCTGCTTTTTCTTCTAAATCCTGTTTGTTTACAAGTACTTTTTCTTCTACTGATTTTAATACTACCGGAACAATGCTGCTTGTCTTTTTCGCTTTTTTTCCAGCAGAGATAGAAAGCAACTGCTGTCTCATCCAGGGATCCAACACATTCAAACGGCTTAGTGTTTTCATGACCCAATAAGCTGAATGCTGTGCTTATTAACTCTTCCTTATTAAACAGGTTCTCGGAAAAGATATTTATTGTAAGAATTTTCTCTTCTACAAACGGATAAAGAAAAGTAAAAACAGATAAACATTTCGGGCAATTGTTACACCATGAGTTCGTTTTCTGCCCTTGGTTACAACTTCTGAAGATTGGGAAGTAATGGGAAAATCGTGAAAAATTATTTGAGATTTGTAGCTCATAAAAAGGTCTCAACAGGCTGAAATAATCAATGTTCTCACCAAGATAAACATTTGAATATTCTCTGAATCTGTTTTCAAAATGGTAGCTTTTGGAGTACTGATGGTTGACCTCCGCTCCTCTATAATTAACATTACCTTCATTAGAACTCCTTTCATTCGAAAGCGCAATGTGCTTTCCATCAAAAAGTATTGCACACGAAGCGCTCAAGAAAGCCAGGTACGCGGAAAAAGGAGTATGCCCGTTCAGATATCCATCAGCATTTAATACCAAAAGCCTATTATCAATAGTTCGGTTGACAATAATTGGGTTCTTATGCTTGCTATTTTCAATAATATCCAGGGCTGCCTGGGTGGGGTTTAAAGATAAGGGACATATACTTATGTTAGAATTTTTCAGCAATTCAATTGTTAACGCCGAGTCCTTTCCACCACCAATCGGGACAAGTATTTTACCAATATCAAGAGCGCCCTTATATTTTACGGTTTCAGGAATTGAATTGCCAGTGGTTTTGATAGCAACGAAATCATGTATAGTGAAATCGATTTCATTAATAAAGAAGAATTCTCCCAATCCATTAATCAGTAATGATCTCCACCATGAAATCTGATATTCATCTAAAGACCCGGCACGGATAATGATTTCCGGCGAACAGGAAGTCTTCCAATAGCTTGGGATCTCCATTAAGCCAAGATGAAAGGCAATATTGTTAAGACATTTTTCCCCGATGTTTTTTATTCGCTCACGCTTTATACCATTAATGACTAATCTGGGAGAAAAAGCAATACCAGGTTCAATTTCGAAGTTAAATTCAAATACCAGGCTATCCTTTACTATTTCAACTGAGTAACGATGGTAGATGAATTTTGGGTGCTTTCTCCTGAGATTAAAGAAGAGTTGATCTGATTGCTGCTTTTTAAATTTCTCCATCTGAATACCTACTTCTATTCCTATTTACTCTAATAATTTACTATTATATTTCAATACTTTTAATCAACTCGTATGCAATATTGTTACTTACAAGACGCATAATACTCTCTTCCGCACTGCCAAAACTTAATAAGTTTATACTGCCATACCAGACAGTTTTTTGATCAATAATTGCAAATTTCTGATGGATATTTGATTTTAGTATCACTTTAATTCCCACGCCCTTTAAAACCTCAAAAATTTGCTCTAAAGCAGGTATCCTGGTATCTTTAAAATCTTCAGATGGTCTTGTTACAACGGTTATCTTTACTTGTTTATTGACTATATTATTGAAATATTGAAGCATCTGTGTGACACGCTTATAGGTAACAAAAGGGCTGACAATTACAATTTCTATTGACGCACTTAGTATATCATTACGATAAATTGGAAGGAAACTATTCTTATCAAAGATTATATCTGACGGTTCCGTTCCGATATTTTCTCCTTTTACTTTATAGCCAATAGATGCATATCCATTTAGCCTTTTTCCATACATTTTTTCCAGCATTCTTACATGGGTATCAACGTAGTCATATATCTGTACGTCATTCTTTTTATCATACAATCGATGCAGCCTGCCGGCATATTGCTGTAAAGTGCCTTTCCATGAGATTGGCATAGACAGAAACAGTGTATCAAGTCGAGGCTCATCAAATCCCTCACCTACAAACTTTCCTGATGCAACTAATGTTAATTGCTTATCAGTCGGTATTGCTGATATTTTAGTTAATATCTCTTTGGTTTTCTTAGTACCCATCCCACCCATCAAGGTTAATACTTCCGGGACCCTCTCTTTTAACCTCTTTGCGAGCAGCATAACATGAGCGGTCCTCTCTGATAATACCAGTGAATTCCTGCCATTCTCATAGCTATTAAAAACGTCATCTACAATTAACTGATTACGTATTTCATCAACAGTGATTTCAGTATATAATTCCTGAATGGTTAATTCTTTACTGTTTTCATTAATCGGTATTCTAAAACTTGTAAACCTTGGAACAACATAATGATCGAAAGGCCTTTTTTCAGCTTGTTTTTTTGCGTCAACCCTGAATCTCTCAGCTCCACAATGCATAAATATTATTGGATGGTGGCCATCCTTCCTTGTTGGAGTCGCGGTTAATCCATAAACAAATTTTGCGTTGACCTTTTTAAGTATCTGTTCAAAGCTAAACGCGGGTACATGATGACACTCATCAACAATTACCATCCCATAGTTTTTTACACACTCCTTCACCTTGCCGGTGCTATTTAATGATTGTATAATTGCAACATCAATGATAGAGCTTAAACTGTCCTTTCCAGCCCCTATCTGTCCGATTAAACCTCGTTTCTTTCTCCTTCCACGTTTTTTCTCCTGAACCGGTAACTCTTCGTTAATCCTTAAAAATTCAGACAATCTGGCAATCCATTGTAAAAGGAGTTGCTGTCTATGTACCAATATAAGTGTATTTCTCTTTCTTGCAGCTATCAGTTTAGCAGCCACAACTGTTTTTCCAAAGGCGGTGGTTGCTGATAATACTCCGGTATCATGATTTAGCAGTTCATCTATTACTTCCTGCTGTTCGTTCCTGAGGGTTCCATTAAATTCTACGTCAATGTTTCTTCCATGATTAGTTTCATCAATCCAGGTAACATCAATATTAGATTTACTTAGTAAACTGTGAATCTCTTCTTGGCAACCTCTGGGCAGGCACAAATATCTTTCAAGGTCTTCACAACACGAGATAACCCTCGGTTTGTTGTAAGTTGGCATTCGCATAGCTTGCGCTTTATAAAAATCGGGATTTTTAAAAGCAGCTAACCGCTTTAACGTATTTAATGTCTTTTGAGAAAATCCATTTTTAGGGATATACACCATGTTGGATTTTATGATTACAATTTTTTTTGGAAAATCATGTTTACTCAATCTAATCCTGGCAGTTGGCCATGGCCTTTGCAGTTCATCATCATCTTTTCTCAATTCACCCAATTCATTGCGTTTACATGTACGGGTTATTAAAGCATCTACATTATCTTCAGAAAGTTTAACTATGCCGCCTAAAAATTTCCACTGATCAGCATAAGGCTCAAAATTGTCATCAATAAAAACCGTGTTACCGTTTTTTCTTGCAGCCATCTGTAGCGGGAGGGCTATCAGATTCCCAAGGCCACCTTTTGGCATAATATCCTGATTAGGAAAAAGTCTGTCGTATGACTTGAACTTGATCTCATGTCTTTTATTCATGGAGCAAGTAAGTAATGCCGTTCCAAATTTTCTTGCTAAGGCTGATGATATTTGATTTTCAAAGAAAAACCAGGCGTGGGCCCCGTTACCCGACCTTGAACGTTCAATTGCATACGGAATTTCAAATTCATCGCATACATTGCGCAATACTGAAATATCCTTTTGCCAGCCGGTATCATCAAAATCGATAGCTAGAAAATAACACATTTCATCAATGCACAGAGGATATATTCCGACTACAATATTTCCTCTAAGATGCTCTTCCACAATCTTTTCGTCAAATTTTGCATATGATTTATGTGAACACTCTGAACACTTTACTTTTGGTTTATAGCATACACCGGGTTCCCATTCATTCAGACAGACAGGCGAATACCCGGACTTTCCCGCTTTACTCTGCCACCGTTTGGCGAACACATCATCTCTGCTTCTGAAAAGAGACATAAACAAATTGACTTTATCTTTATCCTCAGAAAAGTTGTGGAGAATAGGGTGTAAAGCCTTAATGTTATTGTGATGATTCGAAATTTGATCTGAAGAACTTTCTGTGTTAATTTCACTGGCAACTTCCTTTTGTGGTTTGGAAATAGAAAGTAGTGCCTTTAACCGTTTTATTTCAGCTTTCAAGCCGAAATTTTCATTAAGCAGGGTCTGGTATTTTACATATAATTCCTCATAGTCCATGATTGAATATTGTACTATCGTAATATGTAAAATTCAAAGTATTTGGTTTACAGGTTAAAGCAAGGCTTATCTAAGGTAGAAAACTGTCAACATTCTTCAGTTTTTGAGGAAGGTACTTTTCAATCACATAGTTCAGGCCATGTTTTGCAAGAGCCTGCTGTTCTGCCCTTACTCCCATTTTCAGCATCTGGTTAATCGCCTTCTGCCATTCCTTGTATTCTTTTATAAACGGGTCATTTTTCAGGGCATCTTTTGCCCTCTTAATATCTACTTCTTTTAACGGATGGGTAGGGAGTTTATAATCGATGATATCCTGCGGTGTAATGCCAAGGTATCGTGCGTTTGGTACGCAGAAATACTGGTTAATGTGTGCCGCATTTCCTGATCCCACCTTCAGGGTCCTGTATATGTTGCTGATGCCATAAGGGTCTCCATCAACAAAAACATAAACAGGGATCTTCTTTCCTTCTGA
This portion of the Candidatus Scalindua japonica genome encodes:
- the dinB gene encoding DNA polymerase IV, which encodes MSNNKTIMHVDMNAFFASVEQQSKPSLRDKPVAVIGAQQRTVITTSSYEARAYGVKVGMTVPEAKKLCPDIIFVAGNNKMYTDTCTRLVRLYGDYTPLVEVYSVDEAFLDITGSLYLFGKPEAIAMLIKKKIRRGFGLTCSIGVGPNKLLAKLAGNMQKPDGFTTIHPGAVTEILEDLPVSELCGIGSRLEKHLDAMGVKTCGELGRFPIKKLVSKFGIIGNKLHQMGLGIDEGPVVPIEDTPDAKSVGHSMTLARNVTNGEEMERYILQLSEMVGRRLRRSHYFGKTVTMTIRYSNFHTFTKRCTIKEYINDGFEIYLVALDIVKRVRLKYTVRLLGVSVSNLVTDYCQIPLFKKDRDRISVLKAMDKINDRYGEFSITQARLLDRYSHKGVIAPAWRPAGIRRVSY
- a CDS encoding ABC transporter permease subunit; this encodes MQQILVIAKQTFKEAVRNKTLLIFITLGLVSIYCSVFMPVVGDGREKIKIVESICFRSITFFGTLAAILLSASSIPSDIENRILSTVTTKPVYRINIIFGKIIGFIYIIGVLLLIMGSASYALIRSTAFKQTGNGSCGLPARELFGPVKLETTGDSVKKIGNVSWIEGGGNEASVWKFEGLYTKDKNDDLVIEADFLIEGQKKSSRKFPVKIKIINPNSAKVLNKSIEISRNKPFYLRLNGKSLDGSGELTIVVSPRNSGDYLGMREGSLRIFWGGKSFGYNYMKGLILIAIQFFLMMIIAVFGSTFLSLPVNILFCLFVFFCGNITDFMRDISTVINVFEISEHEYGISKVIRKSNIFLIYLNNIIKNPILLLSYILPDFRYFSVEKYFIDGINIPFKKIFMGFGYAVLYTIVCFPLSFIVFKKKEVA
- a CDS encoding cupin domain-containing protein, which encodes MGIIQIKNIEFYQDDRGWCIRPITDDDIKNDKISDIHMVSMKPGAVRGNHYHINKTENILIIGSTCRLLVVDNNTNEKEEKIIENSDKKLFIIPPEVTHAIENIGNETSFLLCFSEVHGSLKNQDMINNKII
- the lexA gene encoding transcriptional repressor LexA, whose product is MKDKLTKKQHNFLSFLTKYIRENGYPPTIREMVYHLKLASTNSVKKYLDILERKGYIKRIPNSPRAIELCVETPENHTKLIPVIGRVRAGLPHLAVEDITGHLAIDTSIARWDNTFFLRVEGDSMIDAHIQDGDFVLVKSQQTAENGDIVVAIINEEATVKRFIKGNNNVYLEPANPTMKPIVIRGNQTHEMMIAGKVVTVLRQIE
- a CDS encoding ABC transporter ATP-binding protein, whose protein sequence is MNDDIAIKTENLTKAYKHFWGRRKVLALNKLNIVIQKGEIFGLLGPNGSGKTTTLKLLLGLIFPTEGKANILGKTTDDVSVKNRVGFLPEESCFYRFLNADETLNFYGQLFRIPGRERKLRINSLLKRVGLEFVRKRPLKQYSKGMLRRIGIAQALINNPDLIILDEPTSGLDPIGTKETKDLIVELKAQGKTVLLCSHLLSDVQDICDRVAILDKGELRISGTIGDLISSKEIAEILVRNLSNEAIEEVKGFIQAKHGEVVSIKNSSGTLEDLFLRIYATNTSNSKTDV
- the murD gene encoding UDP-N-acetylmuramoyl-L-alanine--D-glutamate ligase, yielding MLIEELEHKKILVLGLGREGVSSFQFLRRRFPEKVIGLADKLSKNQLDEPTRRIVENDKRVILISGNDYLKNISQFDIICKSSGIKPSIPELDDAKDKGIKTTSNTGLFFECCSSTIIGVTGTKGKSTTATLIYEILKLGGIDVRLTGNIGTPPLSSLEGTTSSTVFIVELSSYQLKDLHKSPHIAVILNITPEHIDFHGTFAAYVEAKRSIVQHQHENDFIIFNSSDKISTEIANISKAKKLSFGFQETIHTSCFMENNFLLFHSKEQREKIVSTKSIHLKGSFNLQNVMPGIIVGKLFNIPDNNIATAIQNFRPLEHRLEYVETCNGISFYNDSLATVPEATIAALSVFSERGLILLVGGFDRGLDLTGLARIIIESRIKGLILFPTTGNRLWDNIVEIANVRGNLPKHCYSENMREAVQKAYNMASEGDTILLSPASASFNLFTDYKDRGNQFKDEVKNLFKEELRNTK